From Proteiniborus sp. DW1, one genomic window encodes:
- the rfbA gene encoding glucose-1-phosphate thymidylyltransferase RfbA yields the protein MKGIILAGGSGSRLYPITKGISKQLLPIYDKPMIYYPLSVLMLSKIREVLIISNPEYIDLYKNLLGDGSRLGMRYEYKIQEKPRGLADAFIVGEEFVGKDSVCLILGDNIFYGQGFVPRLENASKVKDGAVIFGYYVPDPREFGVVEFDENYNVSSIEEKPENPKSHYAVPGLYYYDNSVIERAKNLKPSARGELEITDLNREYLNEGKLKVELLGRGFAWLDTGTYEGLANASNFVRTMQERTGLYISCLEEIAYRNKWITKEELIILGRGYEKTDYGKYILSITGEI from the coding sequence ATGAAAGGCATAATTTTAGCTGGTGGTTCTGGTTCAAGACTATACCCTATAACAAAAGGTATTAGTAAGCAATTATTGCCTATATACGATAAACCCATGATATACTATCCATTATCAGTGTTAATGTTATCAAAAATTAGAGAGGTGCTTATAATCTCAAACCCTGAGTATATAGATTTATATAAAAATCTGTTAGGAGATGGTTCTAGGCTAGGCATGAGGTATGAATATAAGATTCAAGAAAAGCCTAGAGGTCTTGCTGATGCATTTATAGTTGGAGAGGAATTCGTAGGTAAAGATAGTGTATGTCTGATACTAGGAGATAACATTTTTTATGGACAAGGGTTTGTACCTAGGCTGGAAAATGCATCTAAAGTAAAGGATGGTGCAGTAATATTTGGTTATTATGTTCCCGACCCTAGGGAGTTTGGAGTAGTTGAATTTGACGAGAATTATAATGTTTCGTCTATAGAAGAAAAACCAGAAAACCCCAAATCTCATTATGCAGTTCCTGGACTTTATTATTATGATAATAGTGTAATTGAAAGAGCTAAAAATCTTAAGCCTTCAGCTCGTGGAGAACTTGAGATTACAGACCTAAACAGAGAATATCTAAATGAAGGAAAACTAAAGGTAGAACTGCTAGGTAGAGGATTTGCTTGGTTAGATACTGGTACTTATGAGGGACTTGCCAATGCTTCAAATTTTGTAAGGACAATGCAGGAAAGAACTGGTCTTTATATTAGTTGTTTAGAAGAGATAGCATATAGAAATAAGTGGATAACTAAAGAAGAGTTGATAATTCTTGGCAGAGGGTATGAGAAAACTGATTATGGAAAATACATATTGAGCATTACAGGAGAGATATAG